From Thermotoga sp. Mc24, the proteins below share one genomic window:
- a CDS encoding Gfo/Idh/MocA family protein has product MRKIRLGVVGCGIAARELHLPALKNLSHLFEITAVTSRTKSHAEEFAKMVGNPVVFDRYEELLDSGLVDAVDLTLPVELNLSFIEKALQKGVHVICEKPISTDVETGKKVVELSKKSEKTVYIAENFRHVPAFWKAKELVESGAIGDPVFMGWQIWVGMDENNEYVHTDWRKNPKHIGGFLSDGGVHHVAAMRLIFGEIAWVSAIAKDISPLLGGMDFLSSIFEFESGVVGNYTVSYSLRGDDRFEIVGTKGRMEIFWDRIVLNGEEIEVPHQDSYQREFEDFYRVIMGEKRNDLGDPLEALKDLAFIEACVRSQGNRVSVSSLL; this is encoded by the coding sequence TTGAGAAAGATCAGATTGGGTGTTGTGGGGTGTGGAATCGCCGCTCGAGAGCTGCACCTTCCTGCTCTGAAGAACCTTTCCCATCTCTTTGAGATCACGGCTGTCACGAGTAGAACGAAGTCTCACGCTGAAGAGTTCGCGAAAATGGTCGGAAATCCTGTTGTTTTCGATAGATACGAGGAACTTTTGGATTCTGGTCTTGTTGACGCGGTCGACCTCACACTTCCCGTTGAATTGAACCTCTCGTTCATTGAAAAGGCCCTTCAAAAAGGAGTCCATGTGATCTGTGAAAAACCCATTTCAACGGACGTAGAAACGGGAAAGAAAGTTGTCGAGTTGTCAAAAAAGTCTGAAAAAACAGTCTACATCGCGGAAAATTTCAGACACGTTCCAGCGTTCTGGAAGGCAAAAGAACTGGTTGAGAGCGGGGCGATAGGTGATCCTGTTTTCATGGGTTGGCAGATCTGGGTGGGAATGGACGAAAACAACGAGTACGTTCACACCGACTGGAGAAAGAACCCAAAACACATCGGGGGTTTTCTCTCGGACGGAGGCGTACATCATGTGGCGGCGATGAGACTGATCTTTGGTGAGATAGCGTGGGTTTCTGCCATCGCAAAGGATATCTCCCCACTCCTTGGCGGAATGGATTTTCTTTCTTCGATTTTTGAGTTTGAAAGCGGTGTTGTTGGAAATTACACGGTTTCCTATTCTCTGAGAGGAGACGACAGGTTCGAGATCGTTGGAACGAAAGGAAGAATGGAAATATTCTGGGACAGAATAGTCCTGAACGGAGAAGAGATAGAAGTTCCCCATCAGGATAGTTATCAGAGAGAATTCGAGGATTTCTACCGTGTGATCATGGGAGAAAAGAGAAACGATCTGGGAGATCCTCTCGAGGCGCTGAAGGATCTTGCCTTCATAGAAGCATGTGTGAGATCTCAGGGAAACAGGGTGTCTGTTTCCAGTCTGCTGTGA
- a CDS encoding class I SAM-dependent methyltransferase, with protein MSVERKYDRFAALYDKFESFIEKKFFSRFREELFKRVEEKKILEVGIGTGKNVPYYSDDMNVVGVDISEGMLRVCQERLKKFPEKR; from the coding sequence GTGAGTGTTGAGAGAAAGTACGACAGATTTGCAGCACTGTACGATAAGTTCGAAAGTTTTATCGAGAAAAAATTTTTCTCACGGTTTCGTGAAGAACTCTTCAAAAGAGTAGAAGAGAAGAAAATATTGGAAGTTGGTATCGGCACCGGAAAGAACGTTCCGTACTATTCGGACGATATGAACGTCGTGGGTGTAGATATCAGTGAAGGAATGCTCAGGGTGTGTCAGGAAAGGTTAAAAAAGTTTCCAGAAAAAAGGTGA
- a CDS encoding YHS domain-containing protein: protein MKVKDPVCGMKIEKEEAAEKIEYMGKEYYFCSQECAEKFKDNPEQYAHRERPRGCCH from the coding sequence ATGAAAGTGAAGGATCCCGTCTGCGGAATGAAGATCGAAAAAGAAGAAGCGGCAGAAAAGATAGAGTACATGGGGAAAGAGTACTACTTCTGTTCTCAAGAGTGTGCTGAAAAGTTCAAAGATAACCCGGAGCAGTATGCACACCGGGAAAGACCACGCGGCTGTTGTCATTGA
- a CDS encoding carboxymuconolactone decarboxylase family protein yields the protein MNEFERWRREFPEVSGAVVRMRNKAFSDGSIPAKYKVLAALAIAVVEKCKPCAQGYYQKAIEMGATKDEIKEILEVAVTMGACIAETWAREVWQYERSENDGGSCCEE from the coding sequence ATGAATGAATTCGAAAGGTGGAGAAGAGAATTCCCTGAGGTGAGCGGTGCGGTTGTGAGGATGAGAAATAAGGCCTTTTCTGATGGATCGATACCTGCAAAGTACAAGGTGCTGGCAGCCTTAGCCATAGCGGTTGTGGAAAAGTGCAAGCCCTGTGCTCAGGGGTACTATCAAAAAGCAATTGAAATGGGTGCCACAAAGGATGAAATAAAAGAGATCCTCGAAGTTGCTGTCACCATGGGAGCCTGCATCGCAGAAACCTGGGCGAGGGAGGTGTGGCAGTATGAGCGATCAGAAAACGATGGAGGATCGTGCTGCGAAGAATGA
- a CDS encoding SHOCT domain-containing protein — protein sequence MCPFCFWSWGFWPWNWGGVIMMIFWAVILVFLFVFLFRWLGGERHERVERTDRALEILKERFARGEITEEEYERMRRKIQNE from the coding sequence ATGTGTCCATTCTGTTTTTGGAGCTGGGGCTTCTGGCCCTGGAACTGGGGAGGAGTTATCATGATGATTTTCTGGGCAGTTATTCTGGTGTTTCTTTTTGTCTTTCTCTTCAGGTGGCTTGGAGGAGAAAGACATGAAAGAGTGGAAAGAACTGATAGAGCTCTTGAGATACTGAAGGAAAGGTTTGCCCGTGGCGAAATCACGGAAGAAGAGTATGAGAGAATGAGAAGGAAGATCCAAAATGAATGA
- a CDS encoding class I SAM-dependent methyltransferase, with translation MKLLRADVQNLPFSDGEYDCAVSTFVFCTVPDPVKGLKEVHRVLRPSGKAVFLEHMRSRKWYVNVILFLMHIFTKLLWGTSMLRKTVDNIKKAGFVIEEEKHLLGDVVRLIVARKGGEESG, from the coding sequence GTGAAGTTGTTGAGAGCGGACGTTCAGAATCTTCCTTTTTCAGACGGAGAGTACGACTGTGCTGTTTCTACGTTCGTTTTCTGCACAGTGCCTGATCCTGTGAAAGGTTTGAAGGAAGTTCACAGAGTTCTCAGACCTTCTGGAAAAGCCGTTTTTCTCGAACACATGAGAAGCAGAAAATGGTACGTTAACGTGATTTTGTTTTTGATGCACATCTTCACGAAACTTCTTTGGGGAACGAGCATGCTCAGAAAAACGGTTGATAACATAAAAAAAGCAGGATTTGTGATCGAAGAAGAAAAACACCTCTTGGGTGATGTGGTACGTTTGATAGTTGCCAGAAAAGGAGGTGAGGAAAGTGGTTGA
- a CDS encoding ABC transporter substrate-binding protein — protein sequence MRKVFVFLLVSLFIVIGLSWSVYATPEDYYKATGKKIEKFNEAPMLAELVKQGKLPPVEQRLPKEPLVVVPEESVGQYGGTWRRVWKGPSDRWGIPRINQASLVFWDKNGEKFVPGVAKSWDILENGKVYVFHLREGMKWSDGHPYTSEDILFWVDDILGNDELTPAKPAWYRLLDRVEAPDPYTVKFVFKQPYALFLLQVANRGFTGSPKHFLKQFHPNYTPMEEIEKKMVEGVHNTWVDLFNDKSDFLESLDLPVLTPWKPVTDPTEQFYILERNPYFWAVDIEGNQLPYIDRIRHEYVQSSEVIMLKAISGEIDMQWRHIGLLGPGPGVLPLLLENAKSGGYKVLRWKTDNGSVSMVMLNISDPPDPVLGEVFRDVRFRQALSLAINREEINEILFNGLAEPRQASFVSGSPYYDPEWEKAYVEYDPDRANKLLDEMGLKWDSKREYRLLPNGKPLRFTVQVTGQTHVDVWTMVKEYWKQIGVWVEIENLERSLYDSRLSAHDFDAQAWVMDRASQPLVDPLWIIPGSTEYASAWYIGWADWAGSYLEGEESLKEYLQQEDAIVPPEGIKETLEKLLDVWKEIQNTSDPEKIKELMKEVTKIHRENLWMIGTVGEDISPAIVKNNFKNVPEELVTATPFFSPWNAMPIQFYIEQK from the coding sequence ATAAGGAAAGTCTTTGTTTTTCTGCTGGTCTCATTGTTCATTGTGATTGGTCTTTCCTGGAGTGTCTACGCAACACCTGAAGACTACTACAAAGCCACGGGTAAAAAGATTGAAAAGTTCAACGAGGCACCCATGCTTGCCGAACTTGTGAAACAAGGAAAGCTCCCACCGGTCGAGCAGAGGCTTCCAAAGGAACCTCTTGTTGTAGTTCCTGAGGAAAGTGTAGGACAGTACGGTGGCACCTGGAGGAGAGTCTGGAAAGGGCCTTCTGACAGGTGGGGTATTCCCAGGATCAACCAAGCGAGTCTTGTGTTCTGGGACAAGAACGGAGAGAAGTTTGTACCGGGAGTAGCGAAAAGCTGGGACATACTTGAAAATGGAAAAGTATATGTCTTTCATCTCAGAGAAGGCATGAAGTGGTCCGATGGTCATCCCTACACTTCCGAAGATATCCTTTTCTGGGTCGACGATATACTGGGGAACGATGAACTCACCCCTGCGAAACCCGCGTGGTACAGACTTCTCGACAGGGTAGAAGCTCCAGATCCCTACACGGTGAAATTCGTGTTCAAACAACCGTACGCTCTGTTTCTACTTCAGGTGGCGAACAGAGGATTCACAGGCTCTCCGAAACATTTCTTGAAGCAATTCCACCCAAATTACACTCCTATGGAAGAGATCGAAAAGAAAATGGTTGAGGGTGTTCACAACACATGGGTAGATCTCTTCAATGACAAAAGTGATTTTCTCGAAAGTCTTGATCTGCCCGTTTTAACACCCTGGAAACCCGTCACAGATCCAACAGAACAGTTCTACATTCTCGAGAGGAACCCATACTTCTGGGCAGTTGACATCGAAGGGAATCAACTGCCTTACATTGACAGGATCAGACACGAATACGTTCAAAGTAGTGAGGTTATCATGTTGAAAGCAATCTCCGGAGAAATCGATATGCAGTGGAGGCACATTGGTCTTCTGGGACCCGGCCCGGGTGTTTTGCCGCTTCTTCTCGAAAACGCCAAGAGCGGTGGTTACAAGGTTTTGAGATGGAAAACCGACAATGGATCCGTGAGCATGGTGATGCTGAACATCTCCGATCCACCAGATCCTGTACTCGGAGAAGTTTTCAGGGATGTGAGATTCAGACAGGCGCTTTCACTTGCTATCAACAGAGAGGAGATCAACGAGATTCTCTTCAACGGACTCGCAGAACCAAGGCAAGCCTCGTTCGTGAGTGGATCTCCGTACTACGATCCCGAATGGGAGAAGGCGTATGTGGAGTATGATCCAGACAGAGCAAACAAACTCCTCGACGAAATGGGACTGAAGTGGGACAGCAAACGCGAGTACAGACTTCTTCCCAATGGAAAACCTCTGAGATTCACCGTACAGGTCACTGGTCAGACCCACGTTGATGTCTGGACGATGGTGAAAGAATACTGGAAACAGATAGGTGTGTGGGTCGAAATCGAAAACCTCGAAAGGTCACTCTATGATTCGAGGCTCAGTGCACACGATTTCGATGCACAGGCTTGGGTGATGGACAGGGCAAGTCAGCCCCTTGTGGATCCCCTGTGGATCATTCCTGGAAGCACGGAGTACGCTTCCGCGTGGTACATTGGCTGGGCTGATTGGGCTGGTTCTTACCTTGAAGGAGAAGAATCTCTGAAGGAATATCTACAGCAGGAAGATGCGATCGTTCCACCCGAGGGTATAAAGGAGACTCTCGAAAAGCTACTCGACGTATGGAAGGAGATTCAAAACACTTCCGATCCTGAAAAGATCAAGGAACTCATGAAAGAAGTAACGAAGATCCACAGGGAAAATCTCTGGATGATAGGAACAGTGGGCGAAGATATATCTCCTGCCATCGTTAAGAACAACTTCAAGAACGTACCGGAGGAACTGGTGACGGCAACGCCGTTCTTCAGTCCATGGAACGCCATGCCGATACAATTCTACATAGAACAGAAATGA
- a CDS encoding potassium channel beta subunit family protein: MEYRKVGKWGIKISELSLGSWLTFGKQLDLDTATEVVKKAFNSGINFFDTAEAYAGGIAEAMLGKILKNFRREDLVVSTKIFWGGSGPNDLGLSKKHLLEGTWNSLKRLQMDYVDILYCHRPDPNVPMEEVVFAMDYILREGLALYWGTSEWSAKEIEEAHRVCKELGVMPPIVEQPQYNMFVRERVEKEYAPLYEKYGMGLTTYSPLASGLLSGKYNNGIPEDSRLATFPQVRKWLEEGGLLNEKTFEKLRKLQKIANQLGASLPQLAIAWILKNKNVSSVILGVSRPEQLEENLKAVEIKEKLTEDVMREIEKILNE; this comes from the coding sequence ATGGAGTACAGGAAGGTTGGAAAATGGGGTATCAAGATCAGCGAACTCTCTCTTGGATCCTGGCTCACGTTTGGAAAACAGCTCGACCTCGATACTGCCACAGAAGTGGTGAAAAAGGCGTTCAACAGTGGAATAAACTTCTTCGACACGGCAGAGGCGTACGCGGGTGGAATAGCAGAGGCGATGCTTGGAAAAATACTCAAGAACTTCAGAAGAGAGGACCTCGTCGTTTCCACGAAGATCTTCTGGGGTGGAAGTGGCCCGAACGATCTGGGGCTTTCGAAGAAGCATCTTCTCGAGGGGACCTGGAACTCTTTGAAGAGGCTTCAGATGGACTATGTGGATATCCTCTACTGTCACAGACCCGATCCGAACGTTCCCATGGAAGAAGTTGTCTTCGCGATGGACTACATTTTGAGAGAAGGGCTTGCACTCTACTGGGGAACCTCTGAGTGGAGTGCAAAGGAGATAGAGGAAGCGCACAGGGTTTGCAAAGAACTGGGCGTCATGCCTCCCATCGTGGAACAGCCTCAGTACAACATGTTCGTGAGGGAAAGGGTGGAAAAGGAGTACGCACCTCTCTACGAAAAGTACGGCATGGGACTAACCACTTATTCACCTCTCGCGTCTGGCCTTCTCTCTGGAAAGTACAACAACGGAATACCGGAGGATTCAAGGCTTGCCACATTCCCGCAGGTAAGGAAGTGGCTCGAAGAGGGAGGGCTTCTCAACGAAAAAACTTTCGAAAAGCTCAGAAAACTTCAGAAAATAGCGAATCAGCTCGGTGCGAGTCTTCCACAGCTTGCCATCGCGTGGATCCTGAAAAACAAAAACGTCAGCAGTGTCATTCTTGGAGTGAGTAGACCGGAACAGCTCGAAGAGAACCTGAAAGCAGTCGAGATCAAAGAAAAGCTCACAGAGGACGTGATGAGAGAAATAGAAAAGATCTTGAATGAATAA
- a CDS encoding DUF6512 family protein, translating into MLWKALIFLGIYAVLHFGYELSGWEFLKPICGVDESVFEHLKIGFWAYFFTNIIEYFFAKKKHGFWYPRILSTVLLPWFIVLIWYMLPVFFGHIESLAVDLSWAFVVTFLAAILSEIFERNLERNSLGTDFKTVIVVLFIISIIFYTAFSFEKPWIDVFTEH; encoded by the coding sequence ATGCTCTGGAAGGCTTTGATCTTTCTGGGTATCTACGCTGTTCTTCACTTTGGCTACGAACTCTCCGGCTGGGAATTCTTAAAGCCCATCTGTGGAGTTGACGAGTCTGTCTTTGAACATCTCAAGATCGGCTTCTGGGCGTACTTTTTCACGAATATCATCGAGTATTTCTTCGCAAAGAAAAAACACGGGTTCTGGTATCCTCGTATCCTATCAACAGTTCTTCTTCCCTGGTTCATAGTGCTCATCTGGTACATGCTTCCTGTGTTCTTTGGACACATCGAATCGCTTGCTGTGGATCTTTCCTGGGCTTTTGTGGTAACCTTCCTTGCTGCGATCCTGTCGGAAATTTTCGAGAGAAATCTGGAAAGAAATTCTCTCGGAACAGATTTCAAAACAGTGATAGTTGTACTTTTCATCATCTCCATAATCTTCTACACCGCTTTTTCATTTGAAAAACCTTGGATCGACGTCTTCACTGAACATTGA
- a CDS encoding beta-galactosidase: MVNPKLPVIWYGGDYYPEQWDEETFERDIRMFKEAGINVVTLGVFSWSLIQPDENTYDFSFFEKVMDRLYKEGIYVCLATPTSAPPHWMTQKYPEILLTDVNGVKREKGGRQNFCPNSEKYRYFARNIAEKLAEHFKDHPALVLWHVNNEYLNYCYCDICRGKFQNWLKEKYGTLDELNRRWNTRFWSQTFTAWEEIPVPTTRSVLFWRKDRYQSVLPELYLDYRRFMTQSMLECFLEEYRAIKKHTPDIPVTTNLIAATFKEWNYFEWANHMDVAAWDNYPGYKEDFSVISLRHSLIRGLKEGKPFVLMEQSPSQACWRWYNPQKRPGEMRLWSYHALAHGAETLMFFQLRQSKGGVEKFHGAVITHVDSPNTRVFQEVKRVGEEIKSLSDILDTRVVSQTALLFDWESWWAMEDTLTPNIDFKYLNEAEKYFKALVKTGLGVDVVGKDQNFEGYRIIVAPALYMVDEELARKLKDYVSNGGILILTTMSGIVDEDDQVVLGGYPGYLRDLMGGYVEEIDALPPEEKNEILMFGKRYECSLVFDYIKTTTAEVLGRFGRDYYMNEPAVLRNRYGGGWVYYVGSSASFDLVWDLVKFIEREHDLRAEITPPDGVEVIKKVKGEKTFYFLFNHSHEPQIVDLPEGTFRDLIKGNLYEKKARLQPLDVLILLKE, translated from the coding sequence GTGGTAAATCCGAAACTTCCTGTGATCTGGTACGGAGGAGACTACTACCCGGAACAGTGGGACGAGGAAACGTTCGAAAGAGATATCAGGATGTTCAAAGAAGCAGGTATCAACGTGGTCACCCTCGGGGTTTTCTCATGGAGTCTTATCCAACCAGACGAGAACACTTACGATTTTTCGTTCTTCGAAAAAGTGATGGATCGTCTGTACAAAGAAGGTATCTATGTCTGTCTTGCAACTCCCACATCCGCTCCCCCTCACTGGATGACGCAGAAATACCCTGAAATCCTTCTCACAGACGTGAACGGTGTAAAGCGAGAGAAGGGAGGCAGACAGAACTTTTGTCCCAACAGTGAGAAGTACAGATATTTTGCAAGAAACATCGCAGAGAAACTCGCAGAACATTTCAAGGATCACCCTGCTCTCGTTCTTTGGCACGTGAACAACGAATATTTGAACTACTGCTACTGTGATATCTGCAGGGGGAAGTTTCAGAATTGGTTGAAGGAAAAGTACGGCACACTCGATGAATTGAACAGAAGATGGAACACGCGTTTCTGGTCCCAGACCTTCACCGCCTGGGAAGAGATTCCTGTTCCAACAACGAGAAGTGTTCTCTTCTGGAGAAAGGACAGGTATCAATCTGTTCTTCCGGAACTTTATCTGGATTACAGACGCTTCATGACACAGAGTATGCTCGAGTGTTTCCTGGAGGAATACAGGGCAATAAAGAAACACACTCCAGACATACCCGTCACCACGAATCTGATTGCGGCAACTTTCAAGGAGTGGAACTATTTCGAATGGGCGAATCATATGGACGTTGCAGCATGGGACAACTATCCCGGTTACAAAGAAGATTTCTCCGTGATTTCTTTGAGACACTCTCTGATACGCGGTTTGAAAGAAGGAAAACCCTTCGTCCTAATGGAACAGTCTCCTTCGCAGGCGTGCTGGAGATGGTACAATCCCCAGAAAAGACCAGGAGAGATGAGGCTCTGGAGTTATCACGCTCTCGCTCACGGTGCAGAGACTCTCATGTTCTTTCAGCTGAGACAATCAAAGGGAGGAGTAGAAAAATTCCACGGGGCTGTTATCACGCATGTCGACAGTCCGAACACAAGGGTCTTTCAAGAAGTGAAAAGAGTGGGAGAAGAGATAAAGTCCTTATCGGATATTCTCGACACAAGGGTTGTCTCACAGACTGCTCTTCTTTTCGACTGGGAAAGCTGGTGGGCGATGGAAGACACTCTGACACCGAACATAGACTTCAAGTACCTGAACGAAGCAGAAAAGTATTTCAAGGCACTTGTGAAAACCGGCCTTGGAGTCGATGTTGTTGGTAAAGATCAGAATTTTGAGGGATACAGGATCATCGTTGCTCCGGCGCTTTACATGGTGGACGAAGAACTTGCACGGAAGCTGAAAGATTACGTCTCGAACGGAGGAATCTTGATCCTCACAACAATGAGCGGTATTGTCGATGAAGACGATCAGGTTGTTCTGGGAGGTTATCCAGGTTATCTTCGCGATCTTATGGGGGGCTATGTGGAAGAAATAGATGCTTTGCCACCTGAGGAGAAAAACGAAATCTTGATGTTTGGCAAAAGGTACGAGTGTAGTTTGGTGTTTGACTACATAAAAACCACCACAGCGGAAGTGCTCGGAAGATTTGGAAGGGACTATTACATGAACGAACCTGCCGTGTTGAGAAACAGATACGGTGGTGGATGGGTTTACTACGTAGGTTCTTCCGCGTCTTTCGATCTTGTATGGGATCTTGTGAAGTTCATAGAGAGAGAACACGATCTCAGAGCAGAGATCACACCGCCAGATGGTGTAGAGGTGATAAAGAAAGTCAAAGGAGAGAAGACCTTCTACTTTCTCTTCAATCACTCTCATGAACCGCAGATCGTTGACTTGCCGGAAGGAACGTTCAGGGATCTGATCAAAGGAAATTTGTATGAAAAAAAGGCAAGACTGCAACCGCTCGATGTCTTGATCCTTCTGAAAGAGTGA
- a CDS encoding heavy metal translocating P-type ATPase yields MSDQKTMEDRAAKNEEIKKTFTVTGMTCATCAKTVEKALKKLDGVKFAAVNLATSTGFIVAEKEISFEEIKKAVEEVGYGVTTESPEDVERKRYEESKRNLILAWLVTAPLALLMIYHMFVSEVPYFTWIEVFAGAFVTFYVGRGTIRGAWIALTHKHTNMDTLIFFGAVTSWVTAVLDSVGLPVMSFGAIGAMIVAFHITGRFIESYLRDRASKEIKALLKLQAKEARVITDEGEVMMPIEAVKEGFIVLVKPGERIPVDGVIVEGQSSIDESVVTGESIPVLKKENDEVIGGSLNVSSPIKIKVTKVGEDTFLSQMVKLIQEAQGSKVPIQALADRITMWFVPTIIVLAITSALVWYFNYERFLPFVEKAREIFPWIIQTSDPLTFSIFVFVATIVIACPCALGLATPMALVTGTGLAAKKGLLIRNAEAIQTSKDVGVVLTDKTGTLTEGSPKVVNHDLSAELIRIVASIERNSNHPLAKAISELSQDVVEVESVEEIPGEGVRALYGGEEYFVGKPLDYSKYESLLEEGKTIVEVRRNGEVVGFLAIEDPIREDSPEAVRRLKEMGIEPVMITGDNEKTARAVARRLGIEKFHAGVKPSEKLDLVRSYQAHGKKVAMVGDGMNDAAALKGADVGIAIGSGTDLAIDSADIIITKGGISKVVDAIEISRKTFKIIKQNLFWAFFYNVIAIPMAMMGLLHPVIAELAMAFSSITVTLNSMRVRE; encoded by the coding sequence ATGAGCGATCAGAAAACGATGGAGGATCGTGCTGCGAAGAATGAGGAGATAAAGAAGACCTTCACTGTGACAGGAATGACGTGCGCCACCTGTGCGAAAACCGTTGAAAAGGCCCTGAAAAAACTCGACGGGGTGAAGTTCGCGGCTGTGAATCTTGCCACTTCAACGGGGTTCATAGTGGCAGAGAAAGAGATATCCTTCGAGGAAATCAAAAAAGCTGTGGAGGAAGTAGGATACGGAGTAACAACAGAATCTCCGGAAGATGTGGAAAGAAAGCGATACGAAGAGTCGAAGAGAAATCTGATTCTTGCCTGGCTTGTCACGGCCCCTCTTGCCCTCCTCATGATCTATCACATGTTTGTTTCTGAGGTGCCTTATTTCACCTGGATAGAGGTTTTCGCGGGTGCGTTCGTTACGTTCTATGTGGGCAGAGGAACGATCAGAGGGGCATGGATAGCCCTCACACACAAACACACAAACATGGACACGCTCATCTTCTTCGGTGCGGTGACTTCTTGGGTGACCGCTGTTCTTGACAGTGTGGGACTTCCTGTAATGTCCTTTGGTGCCATCGGTGCGATGATCGTTGCGTTCCACATCACGGGACGTTTCATAGAATCTTACCTGCGCGACAGGGCCAGCAAAGAAATCAAAGCCCTTCTGAAACTTCAAGCAAAAGAAGCCCGCGTCATCACCGACGAAGGAGAAGTGATGATGCCGATAGAGGCGGTGAAAGAGGGTTTCATCGTGCTGGTAAAACCCGGTGAAAGAATCCCCGTGGATGGGGTGATCGTGGAAGGGCAGTCTTCGATCGACGAATCTGTGGTCACGGGTGAATCCATACCGGTTTTGAAGAAAGAAAACGATGAAGTGATCGGTGGTTCTTTGAACGTATCGAGTCCTATCAAAATAAAAGTCACAAAGGTAGGAGAAGACACCTTTTTGTCCCAAATGGTCAAATTGATTCAGGAAGCGCAAGGTTCGAAGGTACCGATCCAGGCTCTGGCCGACAGGATCACCATGTGGTTTGTTCCCACGATCATCGTCCTCGCTATAACCAGCGCTCTGGTGTGGTACTTCAATTACGAACGGTTCCTTCCCTTTGTAGAAAAGGCAAGAGAAATCTTCCCTTGGATCATACAAACCAGTGACCCGCTGACATTTTCTATCTTCGTCTTTGTTGCAACGATTGTCATAGCGTGTCCGTGTGCTCTCGGTCTTGCAACTCCCATGGCGCTTGTAACTGGAACGGGACTTGCGGCAAAGAAGGGCCTTCTCATAAGAAACGCCGAGGCGATTCAGACATCGAAGGATGTAGGGGTGGTTCTCACGGACAAGACGGGAACGCTCACCGAAGGTAGTCCGAAGGTGGTGAATCACGATCTCTCCGCTGAACTGATCAGAATAGTTGCAAGTATAGAAAGGAACTCGAACCATCCGCTCGCGAAGGCAATTTCTGAGCTATCTCAGGATGTGGTCGAAGTGGAGAGCGTGGAGGAGATTCCGGGAGAAGGGGTAAGGGCACTCTACGGAGGAGAGGAGTATTTCGTCGGGAAACCTCTGGATTACTCAAAGTACGAGTCTCTTTTGGAGGAAGGAAAGACCATTGTCGAGGTGAGAAGAAACGGTGAAGTTGTGGGATTTCTCGCAATAGAAGATCCGATCCGAGAAGACAGTCCCGAGGCCGTGAGAAGACTCAAAGAGATGGGAATAGAACCTGTCATGATAACGGGAGACAATGAAAAGACCGCAAGGGCGGTTGCAAGACGCCTTGGAATAGAGAAGTTCCATGCAGGTGTGAAGCCTTCTGAGAAACTTGATCTTGTAAGATCTTACCAGGCACATGGAAAGAAAGTCGCGATGGTGGGAGACGGCATGAACGATGCCGCTGCTCTGAAAGGAGCCGATGTTGGAATAGCGATAGGTTCAGGAACAGACCTTGCTATCGACAGTGCAGACATCATCATAACAAAGGGTGGCATATCGAAAGTCGTCGATGCGATAGAAATATCGAGAAAGACGTTCAAAATCATAAAACAGAATCTCTTCTGGGCCTTCTTCTACAACGTGATAGCTATTCCCATGGCGATGATGGGACTGCTTCATCCGGTGATTGCGGAACTCGCCATGGCGTTCAGTTCCATCACCGTGACCCTCAATTCTATGAGGGTGAGAGAGTGA